Proteins from a single region of Corynebacterium pseudogenitalium:
- a CDS encoding pyridoxal phosphate-dependent aminotransferase, with translation MANKKQSEAPEQTTPQHTPFKRHRHFDQAEKLKNVFYDIRGPVSATAEEMERDGHTILKLNTGNPAVFGFEAPDVIMRDMIANLPTSQGYTTSKGIISARRAIVTRYEMIPDFPAFDIDDVYLGNGVSELISMVTQASLNEGDEILIPTPDYPLWTAASTLAGGKVVHYKCDEEDDWNPSLEDIRSKVTSKTKAIVVINPNNPTGAVYSRETLEGIADIAREHELMIFADEIYDRILYDGAQHISMAEVAPDVITLTFNGLSKAYRVCGYRAGWMVLTGPRRRAKGLIEGLDLLSGTRLCANVPGQHAIQVALGGRQSIYELTADGGRLHKQRNVAVRKLREIPGISVVEPKGALYAFPKIDTEMYHIHDDERFMLDLLKSEKILMVQGTGFNYPTPDHFRVVTLPWASQLENAIERLGNFLADYHQH, from the coding sequence ATGGCCAACAAGAAGCAATCAGAAGCACCAGAACAAACAACCCCGCAGCACACGCCTTTTAAGCGGCACCGGCACTTTGACCAGGCCGAGAAGCTGAAGAACGTGTTTTATGACATTCGCGGCCCGGTGAGCGCGACCGCGGAGGAGATGGAGCGTGACGGCCACACCATCTTGAAGCTGAACACGGGTAATCCGGCCGTGTTTGGGTTTGAGGCGCCGGATGTGATCATGCGCGACATGATTGCCAATTTGCCGACGTCCCAGGGCTACACCACGTCGAAAGGCATTATTTCGGCGCGGCGTGCGATTGTGACGCGCTACGAGATGATTCCGGATTTCCCGGCGTTCGACATCGATGATGTCTACCTGGGTAACGGCGTGTCTGAGCTGATCAGCATGGTCACGCAGGCTTCCCTCAACGAGGGTGATGAGATCCTCATTCCGACGCCGGATTACCCGCTGTGGACGGCGGCGTCGACACTTGCGGGCGGCAAGGTGGTGCACTACAAGTGCGACGAGGAGGACGACTGGAACCCCTCGCTGGAGGACATCCGCTCCAAGGTGACCAGCAAGACCAAGGCGATCGTGGTGATTAACCCGAACAACCCGACGGGTGCGGTGTACTCGCGGGAGACGCTCGAGGGCATCGCGGACATTGCCCGCGAGCACGAGCTGATGATCTTCGCCGACGAGATCTACGACCGCATCCTTTACGACGGTGCCCAGCACATCTCCATGGCGGAGGTTGCCCCGGACGTGATCACCCTGACGTTCAACGGCTTGTCGAAGGCGTACCGGGTGTGCGGCTACCGCGCCGGCTGGATGGTCCTTACGGGGCCGCGTCGCCGGGCGAAGGGCCTTATCGAGGGGCTGGACCTGCTGTCCGGCACGCGCCTGTGTGCGAACGTGCCCGGCCAGCACGCGATCCAGGTCGCCTTGGGTGGGCGTCAATCGATTTATGAGCTCACCGCGGACGGCGGCCGCCTGCATAAGCAGCGCAACGTCGCCGTGCGCAAGCTGCGCGAGATCCCGGGCATTTCCGTCGTGGAGCCGAAGGGCGCCCTGTACGCCTTCCCGAAGATCGACACGGAGATGTACCACATCCACGACGACGAGCGCTTCATGCTGGATCTGCTCAAGAGCGAGAAGATCCTCATGGTGCAGGGCACCGGCTTCAACTACCCCACCCCGGACCACTTCCGCGTGGTCACGCTGCCGTGGGCGTCACAGCTGGAAAACGCCATCGAGCGCCTCGGCAACTTCCTGGCTGACTACCACCAGCACTAG
- a CDS encoding UDP-glucose dehydrogenase family protein — MRLSVVGVGYLGATHAACMAELGHEVLAVDTDARKVAALQSGRAPLFEPGLDTLLQRHTASGRLRFTTDLREVAGFARVHFLAVGTPQVAGGLAADTSFLDDATSHLSAILEGEHLVVGKSTVPVGTARCLQERFPDSVEVAWNPEFLREGHAVKDTLAPDRIVVGQRPGGRAEQVLREVYATPIEQGSPMLVTDLPTAELVKVAANAFLATKISFINAVAEVCDAAGADVTQLADAIGMDARIGRQFLNAGLGFGGGCLPKDVRAFIARAEELGAGDSVRFLREVDAINQGRRARIVDLVRRELGTLEGRTIAVLGAAFKPNSDDIRDSPALDVAQRLHDAGARVRVHDPKALDNARAAYPDLEFPGTLAQTTAGADLCILATEWDAFLQPLVGVDKRVIIDARNALDIPIWQQAGWRVIR, encoded by the coding sequence ATGCGGTTGTCGGTGGTCGGCGTGGGGTATTTGGGGGCGACGCACGCCGCGTGCATGGCTGAGCTCGGCCACGAGGTGCTGGCGGTGGACACGGATGCGCGCAAGGTTGCGGCCCTGCAGTCGGGGAGGGCGCCGTTGTTCGAGCCCGGCCTCGACACATTGCTGCAGCGCCACACGGCGTCGGGTCGCCTGCGCTTCACGACGGATCTGCGCGAGGTGGCGGGGTTCGCGCGGGTGCATTTTTTGGCCGTCGGCACGCCGCAGGTTGCTGGAGGGCTTGCCGCGGACACTTCATTTCTTGACGACGCCACCTCCCACCTCTCCGCAATCCTTGAGGGGGAGCACCTGGTGGTGGGGAAGTCGACGGTGCCGGTGGGCACGGCGCGCTGCCTGCAGGAGCGCTTCCCGGATTCGGTGGAGGTGGCGTGGAACCCGGAGTTTCTGCGTGAGGGCCACGCGGTGAAGGACACGTTGGCACCGGACCGGATCGTGGTGGGGCAGCGCCCGGGTGGGCGCGCGGAGCAGGTGCTGCGGGAGGTGTACGCCACTCCTATTGAGCAGGGCTCACCAATGTTGGTGACGGATCTTCCCACCGCTGAGCTGGTCAAGGTGGCGGCGAATGCGTTTCTGGCCACGAAGATTTCTTTCATCAACGCGGTCGCCGAGGTCTGCGACGCCGCAGGCGCGGACGTCACCCAGCTTGCGGACGCGATCGGGATGGACGCGCGCATCGGGCGCCAGTTCCTGAACGCCGGGCTCGGCTTCGGCGGCGGTTGCCTACCGAAGGACGTCCGTGCGTTCATCGCGCGCGCCGAAGAACTCGGCGCCGGGGATTCGGTGCGCTTCCTCCGGGAGGTCGACGCCATCAACCAGGGTCGCCGCGCCCGCATCGTTGACCTGGTGCGACGGGAGCTCGGCACGTTGGAGGGGCGCACCATCGCTGTGCTGGGTGCGGCGTTCAAACCGAACTCGGACGACATCCGGGATTCGCCCGCCCTCGACGTGGCGCAGCGCCTCCATGACGCCGGCGCTCGCGTGCGCGTCCACGACCCGAAAGCCCTCGACAACGCCCGCGCCGCCTACCCCGACCTTGAGTTTCCCGGCACGCTCGCGCAGACGACCGCGGGCGCGGACCTCTGCATCCTGGCCACCGAGTGGGATGCGTTCCTGCAGCCGCTGGTGGGCGTCGACAAGCGAGTAATTATCGACGCCCGCAACGCCCTCGACATCCCCATCTGGCAGCAGGCGGGCTGGCGAGTCATCCGCTAG
- the dcd gene encoding dCTP deaminase, with protein MLLSDHDIRDAVDSGRLGIAPYDAALVQPSSVDVRLDRFFRVFNNSRYTHIDPREEMPNLTTLVEVPEGEGFVLHPGEFVLASTLEKFTLPADLAGRLEGKSSLGRLGLLTHSTAGFIDPGFSGYITLELSNVANLPIVLWPEMKVGQLALFAMTSPAEVPYGSGALGSKYQGQRGPTPSKAYLNFR; from the coding sequence GTGCTTCTTTCAGACCATGACATTCGTGACGCCGTTGATTCGGGACGCCTCGGTATTGCGCCGTATGACGCTGCGTTGGTGCAGCCGTCGTCGGTGGATGTGCGTTTGGATCGGTTCTTCCGCGTGTTCAATAACTCGCGCTATACCCATATTGATCCGCGTGAGGAGATGCCGAATCTGACCACGCTGGTTGAGGTCCCCGAGGGCGAGGGGTTTGTGCTGCACCCGGGCGAGTTTGTGTTGGCGTCGACGTTGGAGAAGTTTACGTTGCCGGCGGATTTGGCTGGGCGTCTGGAGGGCAAGAGCTCCCTGGGCAGGCTTGGCCTGTTGACGCACTCGACGGCCGGGTTTATCGATCCGGGGTTTTCGGGCTACATCACGCTTGAGTTATCGAATGTGGCGAATTTGCCGATTGTGTTGTGGCCGGAGATGAAGGTCGGCCAGTTGGCGTTGTTCGCGATGACGTCGCCTGCGGAGGTGCCGTACGGCAGTGGCGCGTTGGGTTCGAAGTATCAGGGGCAGCGGGGTCCGACGCCGTCGAAGGCGTATTTGAACTTCCGGTAG
- a CDS encoding esterase/lipase family protein: MHRILSTILLTAALASAPVASAATTDTSDIFNDASCVPAADKTTPVLYVHGTSANTEKWAQNAVALKAAGYCVWGFNYGRGSGLPSLFPGSYGNADINSSARELARNVERVKEATGADQVDLVAHSQGGLLVKKYIAELGDGDNVRRAVTVGATFHGTDLNGTGKILSPIARAFPRLAAFFAGPGAVQQLNDSPVIQALNTLPDTQAGIVYTSLYSPSDTTATPNSTSILQAVDGADVANINIEASCPNSGRVLHPNMQSDLTVAALTRWGLERTADDRTPNQRACSLSALPEVAGADR, translated from the coding sequence ATGCACCGAATCCTCTCGACTATTCTCCTGACCGCCGCACTCGCCAGTGCGCCAGTGGCCTCCGCCGCCACGACCGACACCAGCGACATCTTTAACGACGCCTCTTGCGTCCCCGCCGCCGACAAAACAACACCCGTGCTCTATGTACACGGCACCTCCGCAAACACCGAAAAGTGGGCCCAAAACGCCGTCGCCCTCAAAGCCGCAGGCTACTGCGTATGGGGCTTCAACTACGGCCGTGGCAGCGGACTGCCCTCCCTCTTCCCCGGTTCCTACGGCAACGCCGACATCAACAGCTCCGCGCGCGAACTCGCGCGCAACGTCGAACGTGTCAAGGAAGCAACCGGTGCCGACCAGGTCGACCTCGTCGCACACTCCCAAGGCGGCCTGCTGGTGAAGAAGTACATCGCCGAGCTCGGCGATGGCGACAACGTCCGGCGCGCAGTCACCGTTGGCGCCACCTTCCACGGCACCGACCTCAACGGCACCGGCAAAATCCTCTCCCCCATCGCCCGCGCATTCCCGCGTCTCGCAGCGTTCTTTGCAGGACCAGGCGCAGTCCAACAACTCAACGACTCCCCCGTCATCCAAGCGCTCAACACGCTTCCCGACACCCAAGCCGGAATCGTATACACCTCGCTCTACTCACCATCCGACACCACCGCCACCCCAAACAGCACTTCAATCCTGCAGGCCGTCGACGGAGCGGACGTCGCCAACATCAACATCGAAGCATCCTGCCCGAACTCAGGCCGAGTCTTGCACCCCAACATGCAATCCGACCTCACCGTCGCAGCCCTCACCAGATGGGGACTCGAGCGCACCGCCGACGACCGCACTCCCAACCAGCGCGCCTGCTCACTCAGCGCGCTCCCGGAGGTCGCCGGCGCCGACCGCTAG